The sequence CTTGAGGCGGGGCTTTCTGGTTAGCCAGTCATACATTAAGTTTAGTCTTAGGTATTCCATAGATCACGAGCTTAGGAATAAGGCGGTGATCGAGAATATACTGAACAGTATAGACTCAGTGATTAGGGACTCACTGAGTAGGAGGCTTAGGGTCTTAACCCTCGATGTTGAGGTTAGGAGTGGCAAGGCTATCTACGGCTATACGATTGATGGTGAGGACATAACAATCACTGATGACGTCCATGACCTAGTCACTGAGGAGTTCGACGTAATGGTAACCTACAACGGCTGGAACTTCGACGTCAAGTACCTACCACTCTTCAAAGGCAGTAAGTACGCAATTAATACCGAGCACGGGGTTAAACCAATCATGGACCTGTATGTCTTCGTAGAAAGTGGCTTCAAGTCTAGCCTAGGCATTCAGGAAGAGGCGAGCAAGTTATATGATGTAGCGATTCAATTGGGCATACCCAAGGCACTGGGCATCGAGGAGACCAAGCTATTGAAGTATAAGTCATTGCAGGCAAGGATTGGGGAGTTAACAAGCGATGAGTTAATGACGTACCTTTCACTCGACGTCAAGATCACACACGAAATAGCAATGAGGTGGCTACCAGTGCTTCAAGCCCTCGGTGCAATCACTGGCAGTAACCCAATGGTGATTAACCAAGTAGCAGAATCAGCAAGCCCTGGGCACCTGGCTGAGGCTCTCATTCACAAATACTTACAATTCAACGGAATTATACTCCAGGATAGGAGACGTGAAATGAATTACGAGGCTGGCGATAAGACGCGTGCAAGGTCTTATGGACTCTTTAAGAACGTTGGTGAGTACGACTTCAGTGCCATGTACCCGAGCCTCTACACGCAGGATAATGTTGACCCAATCAACATTAGGGAGTGCGAGGACGGGTTCACAGTGAGGACTACGAAGGGTACAAAGAGGGTTTGCTTCGAGCCTGGTGGCCTCGTTCACAAAGTCCTATCCAGCCTGTACAGGGCTAGGAAGGTGACTAAGGCTTTGAAGGCTACCTACGGCGATGCCCCTGACCAAGCTGTTAAGATTTTGGTTAATTCGGCATACGGTGTGTTTGGTAAGAGTGGTATTGGCATGGTCAATGAGTGGGTAGCTGCTTACATAGCCCAAAAGACCCAGGCAATATTTGACGATTTATGGCAGAGGTACCACCCTGTCTATGGTGACACAGACTCGATGTATATCCAACTCGATGGTAGGGACGCAGACAAACTGCTCATGGAGATCAATGACTACCTGCACAGGGCCTATGGACCACTCATGGAGATGAAGCTCGAGGGTGTTTGGGACGTCGTGTACATACCCAGGAGCAGGGCTGGTGGCCCTGCTGAGAAGACCTACATCAAGATGGGGGGTGATGAACTCGTCATTAAGGGTGGTGCGTTGAAGCCACGTGACCTGCCCAGGGGCTTGAGGTACGGGGCATACAGGGACTGGGTCAGGGCATTACTACTCGGTGACGCAAGGCTTGACGACCTAATCAGCAGGTTCGTGAGTAATGCAGAGCTTGAGGACCTCTTCATAGAGTACAGCATCAGCTTTAGGGACCTGCTCTACACCCGCGAGGGCTCGCCAATAAGAACAATTGATAAAAGTAGGTTTCCAGCAATTGCGTACCTGGCAGTGGCAAGCGGTAAGGAAGTCCTCATTGACCTGAGGGCTAGGACGCTAAACAATCAACCCATTAATTTGGATGCATTCATAGACGTGCTTTACCTACCAATTGAGACGCAGGGTGAAACAAAGGCATTCGCCTTCCTAATCAACAACGAGCCAGTCATCACCAGGGTGAGCATTCAATTCGACCAAAAGCAGGGCAAGGCACTGGCTAAAGTCGCGAACCTGGTAAGGGCGAGCAGGCAGGACATCGAGAAACTAAGCATAAAGGCAATAAGGGAGTCTGGACTATTTAGTCACATTAGTTAATACTCTACGTATCAAGGCTGGGGAATAACCATGACCACTCAGCGTAGTTAAAACACGCCGTAACCTAGGAGTGCCGAAGAAACGCCACCTTTTCGCTTATGCGCACTTTTATGTTACTCTCCCCTGCAATTAAGGTAACAACGCGAGTATTTTAATGAATCCACATGCACCAACGAATCAATTAAAGCTTAACATCCTCACCAACTCACTTCTCCTAATCAGCCATCTTCATGCACACGCCACATTGAACCCACCAAGTGCGAGAGATCTCAGGGAGTTGCTTGGTATGTTTTGCGCGGTTATTGTGGTGGGTTTAAGGTTAGGATACTGCCCTCGTTAGTAGCCGCCTCAGTGCGCCTGGCATTGTGCTTGCGAGTCTTAAGTTTAGTATTGTTAGGGTTACCCTCCTCAGTATTGGCATGCCGTCTAGGCTTGGTATGTCCCGAGTCCTCCTGCCCAAAATCATTGAGTAGAGCTCAATGTTGGAGAGATCTGCTGGCCTCCAGTTCATTGGCTTCCTAGCCTTCAGGAATACGCCGGGTTCCATTGGATCCCTCATTAGGGTTATTATTTCGAAGTCCCTGAATATCCTAGCCATGTCACTTAGCCTCATAACGCCAGAAGTCGAAGGGGTATGCGTGGTATGGGAAACCCCTAGACCTTGTTGTGATGAATATGAGTCCTCCGGGCCTCAACACAAGCTTCATGGCATTAACCACAACCCTCTAATTACGAACATGCTCAAGTGTTTCGGTGAATACCACAACATCAACGAAGAGCCCAGGCTCAAGGTCAATACCAACATACAGCCTTGGCTTCAGGAACCTCTCAATGAATGGTCTAACACTACCATTAACATACCTACTACCAACCTCAAGAACAGCTTTATTAAAGAATTCATCAGGTTCAGCATAGTTATGGAAGAACTCAATGACTGATACATGGCACATGGCTGCACCCTTATGCATGAAAGTATTTAAGCTTATTTAATCTCATACCAACATTTACCTCTTTCTTATTAACCACCCCTGCATGTATATTGCGTCGAACCCTCCCAGTGCGTAGGATTTCAAGGCGTTCTGCGGCGTCTCCACCAGTGGTTCTCCTGCTAGGTTGAAGCTTGTGTTTAGTATAATGCCCTCGCCTGTTATGTCCTTGAATGCCCTTATGAGTTCGTACCAAGTCGGGTTCTCGTCCTTGGCAACGGTCTGCGGTCTTGCCGTGCCATCAACGTGGTATACGGCTGGCACGACTTCCTTCATTCCCTCCCTAAACCTGAACATCAGTATCATGAATTGATGCGGCACCGGATCAATGAAGTACTTGCCTGCACCCTCAACGAGTAGTGATGGGGCCAGTGGTCTCCACCACTCACGACCCTTAATGTTATTTACTACCCTCCACATGTCGGCTCTCCTCGGGTCAGCCACGATTGACCTATTGCCCAGTGCCCTTGGCCCAAGCTCAGCCCTACCCTGGTACCAGGCAATTACGTAGCCCTTACTCACCAACTCAGCAACCTCATTAACATCATCACCAATGTACTCCGCTTTGAACCTACTACGCTCAACGACCTTCCTAACCTCATCATCACTATACTCAGGGCCAAGGTAGCCAGTCCTTAACCTCTGTCTCTTCATCTTACCACCAAGAATATGCTCATAAACGTAGGCAGCGGCACCAACCGTTGTCCCAGCATCATTGGCTGCAGGGAATATGAACAAGTCACTGAATAGTTTTGCGTAATGAATGACCATGTTAGCCTTGGCATTAAGAGCCACACCACCAGCCAAAGCCAGGTACTGCTCGTTAGTGTGCTCCCTAGCCCACTCGGCAAGCCTAAGCATGGCCTCCTCGGTAATTGCCTGAACAGCCCAAGCCAAGTCAACAGCATCCCTATTCAAATCACCACGGGGATCCCAGGGAACCCTCCCATTGAATAGCGAATTTGAGATAAATCTATATGGTTCCCTATAATCGGCATCCTTCAAAACCCTAGGCCTAGAACCATCAACAGTTATGTAATACGGGTAATCACCATCATCGAATCTAAAGTAGGACCTCAACTTCTCGTAATACTTCGACCTCTGACCGTAGGGCGCCAACCCCATGACCTTACCAGGACCCTCAAGATGATCATAACCAATCGTCCAAGAAACCTCCTCATAAAGAAGACCAAGAGAACCATAATAAGTTGGTAATGACACCACCTTCTCAAACTCACCGTTCTTCACCCTCCAAACAACCGTAGACTCAAACTCACCACTACCATCAACAGTCAATACAGTGGCATTAGTAAAACCACTGAAATAATAGGCAGAGGCAGCATGGGCAAGGTGATGAGGAACAGGAACAACCCTAACCTCACCCGGAACCTCCTCACCAAGATCATGAACAACAAACCTAATCATATGCTCAGCAAACGACAAATAATCGGCACGAAGGTAATATCTAAATAATTCAAGGCTAAATTCTATGAGGGGCTTGCTTCTACCGCTCCTACGCCAATAACTCCTGAATTCCCGAATACCAAGTAGATTTAATAAATTACTTAAGAGAAGATCTCGTCTAAATTTACTGGGCATTAATTCTGGGCCAAAATTTACCGCATATGCATCTACTTCCTTCGGCTTAATTCCATACTTCTTCTTTAAGTATTGAAAGGCTTGTTTTAGGGCGTTTATTGGTGGTTCTCTTGGCGAGTGTTTGTGCCTTGTCCACCTCTCCTCCTCACTGGCAAAGACAAGCTCACCATCAACAATGACGGCAACGGCATTATCATGCTCCACAGGCCAATTAAAACCTATGACAACAGTCATTAATGAATGCAGTGGCTAATTACTTTAAAG is a genomic window of Vulcanisaeta souniana JCM 11219 containing:
- a CDS encoding DNA polymerase domain-containing protein; the protein is MRFFVTNNIFVKENGDVERFYPYLYVIGKSRPPRIREVVSIEETNYSAFTWDGLGYREGNERVYLVRVSSPSYVPGVRDKYLRRGFLVSQSYIKFSLRYSIDHELRNKAVIENILNSIDSVIRDSLSRRLRVLTLDVEVRSGKAIYGYTIDGEDITITDDVHDLVTEEFDVMVTYNGWNFDVKYLPLFKGSKYAINTEHGVKPIMDLYVFVESGFKSSLGIQEEASKLYDVAIQLGIPKALGIEETKLLKYKSLQARIGELTSDELMTYLSLDVKITHEIAMRWLPVLQALGAITGSNPMVINQVAESASPGHLAEALIHKYLQFNGIILQDRRREMNYEAGDKTRARSYGLFKNVGEYDFSAMYPSLYTQDNVDPINIRECEDGFTVRTTKGTKRVCFEPGGLVHKVLSSLYRARKVTKALKATYGDAPDQAVKILVNSAYGVFGKSGIGMVNEWVAAYIAQKTQAIFDDLWQRYHPVYGDTDSMYIQLDGRDADKLLMEINDYLHRAYGPLMEMKLEGVWDVVYIPRSRAGGPAEKTYIKMGGDELVIKGGALKPRDLPRGLRYGAYRDWVRALLLGDARLDDLISRFVSNAELEDLFIEYSISFRDLLYTREGSPIRTIDKSRFPAIAYLAVASGKEVLIDLRARTLNNQPINLDAFIDVLYLPIETQGETKAFAFLINNEPVITRVSIQFDQKQGKALAKVANLVRASRQDIEKLSIKAIRESGLFSHIS
- a CDS encoding carbamoyltransferase family protein, with translation MTVVIGFNWPVEHDNAVAVIVDGELVFASEEERWTRHKHSPREPPINALKQAFQYLKKKYGIKPKEVDAYAVNFGPELMPSKFRRDLLLSNLLNLLGIREFRSYWRRSGRSKPLIEFSLELFRYYLRADYLSFAEHMIRFVVHDLGEEVPGEVRVVPVPHHLAHAASAYYFSGFTNATVLTVDGSGEFESTVVWRVKNGEFEKVVSLPTYYGSLGLLYEEVSWTIGYDHLEGPGKVMGLAPYGQRSKYYEKLRSYFRFDDGDYPYYITVDGSRPRVLKDADYREPYRFISNSLFNGRVPWDPRGDLNRDAVDLAWAVQAITEEAMLRLAEWAREHTNEQYLALAGGVALNAKANMVIHYAKLFSDLFIFPAANDAGTTVGAAAYVYEHILGGKMKRQRLRTGYLGPEYSDDEVRKVVERSRFKAEYIGDDVNEVAELVSKGYVIAWYQGRAELGPRALGNRSIVADPRRADMWRVVNNIKGREWWRPLAPSLLVEGAGKYFIDPVPHQFMILMFRFREGMKEVVPAVYHVDGTARPQTVAKDENPTWYELIRAFKDITGEGIILNTSFNLAGEPLVETPQNALKSYALGGFDAIYMQGWLIRKR